From Eptesicus fuscus isolate TK198812 chromosome 14, DD_ASM_mEF_20220401, whole genome shotgun sequence, one genomic window encodes:
- the SEC61G gene encoding protein transport protein Sec61 subunit gamma → MDQVMQFVEPSRQFVKDSIRLVKRCTKPDRKEFQKIAMATAIGFAIMGFIGFFVKLIHIPINNIIVGG, encoded by the exons ATGGACCAGGTAATGCAGTTCGTTGAGCCAAGTCGGCAGTTTGTGAAGGATTCCATCCGGCTGGTCAAGAGATGCACCAAACCCGACCGAAAAG AATTCCAGAAGATTGCCATGGCGACAGCAATAGGATTTGCTATAATGGGTTTCATTGGCTTCTTTGTGAAATTGATCCACATCCCTATTAATAACATCATTGT tggAGGCTGA